The following proteins are co-located in the Pedobacter sp. FW305-3-2-15-E-R2A2 genome:
- a CDS encoding beta-1,6-N-acetylglucosaminyltransferase — MRIANIIIAHKNPAQLERLIRKMQHEMFDFYIHIDKKIDIENFLYLKQIKGVHFIHHRVVCNWGGHSTLEAMLNSLKEVLSNDQRYSFYNLLSAQDYPLKKNEELYDFLVNNSKKSFVFYETEEQSDWWSNAIQRYQKYHLTDFNFFGRYLMERVMNKVLPLRKFPLSLKLYGGSKASWWTLNHECATYLSEFFNQKNGLNKFLKFCWGTDEFVIPTILLNSPLKDQIVNDNLRYIHFPEGKANPKILELEDLTSMLNSNMFFARKFDAPVSDGLLDQIDQHTR, encoded by the coding sequence ATGCGTATAGCTAATATTATAATCGCGCATAAGAATCCTGCACAGCTGGAACGCCTGATCAGGAAAATGCAACATGAGATGTTTGATTTCTATATCCACATTGATAAAAAAATCGATATTGAAAATTTTTTATATTTAAAGCAAATTAAGGGGGTTCATTTTATACACCATAGGGTTGTTTGTAATTGGGGTGGACATAGCACCTTAGAAGCCATGCTGAATTCTTTAAAAGAGGTATTGTCAAATGATCAGCGTTATTCTTTTTATAACTTGTTAAGTGCTCAGGACTATCCTCTGAAAAAGAATGAAGAACTTTATGACTTTCTTGTAAATAACAGCAAGAAGTCATTTGTGTTTTACGAAACAGAGGAGCAGTCTGACTGGTGGAGTAATGCCATTCAACGGTATCAAAAGTATCACCTCACTGACTTCAACTTTTTTGGAAGATATTTGATGGAAAGAGTGATGAATAAGGTGCTTCCCCTTCGGAAGTTTCCATTGTCTCTGAAGCTGTATGGGGGGAGCAAAGCCAGCTGGTGGACGCTTAACCATGAATGTGCTACCTATCTCTCGGAATTTTTTAACCAGAAGAACGGGTTGAACAAATTCCTGAAATTTTGCTGGGGAACAGACGAATTTGTCATCCCGACTATTCTGCTGAATTCACCGTTGAAAGATCAGATTGTAAACGATAATCTGAGATATATCCATTTTCCGGAAGGAAAGGCTAATCCTAAAATACTGGAACTGGAAGATCTGACTTCGATGCTCAACTCAAATATGTTTTTTGCCAGGAAATTTGATGCGCCTGTCAGTGATGGTCTTCTGGATCAAATCGATCAGCATACCCGTTGA
- a CDS encoding GMC family oxidoreductase, with translation MYISGNIKELNTYDAIVIGSGISGGWAAMELCKKGLKTLLLERGRDVEHIKDYPTANLNPWDFKYGLNNTLKDREIDPVQSNSYDPSTKHFYVSDADHPYIQEQPFNWLRGYQVGGRSLVWGRQCYRMSDLDFSANLKEDIAVDWPIRYQDIAPWYSYVESYIGVSGQKENLTQLPDGEFLPPMELNCIEKHLADSLKKNEYNRLLTIGRVANLTRGWDHRGPCQNRNLCHRGCPFGGYFSSNSSTIPAAVATGNLTLRPFSIVTEVLFDPENQKAKGVRVIDALSNEVYEFYSKVLFINASTIATAGLLLNSVSPRFPNGFGNDSNQVGHNLMDHHSSAGAYGLHDQFKELYYKGRRPCGFLIPRYRNLKDGEELDFKRGYNIQGHGERQEWLDRSHNLNGFGKDFKAQLTSPGDWTIWMAGWGECLPYYENRVALDDLKKDKWGQPLLKIDFSFKENENKMMVDIQNTSAEMLENAGFKGVEVFNYKKPGGTTVHEMGTARMGHDPKTSVLNKFNQVHAARNVFITDGSCMTSSSCQNPSLTYMALTARACDFASRQLRNGGL, from the coding sequence ATGTATATAAGCGGGAATATAAAAGAGCTAAACACCTACGACGCGATCGTCATAGGCTCAGGTATCAGCGGTGGCTGGGCAGCGATGGAACTTTGCAAGAAAGGACTTAAAACCCTGCTCCTTGAACGTGGGAGGGATGTGGAACACATTAAAGATTATCCAACGGCGAACCTCAATCCATGGGATTTCAAATACGGTCTTAACAATACCCTGAAAGACAGAGAAATTGATCCGGTACAAAGTAATTCTTATGATCCTTCTACCAAGCATTTTTATGTAAGCGATGCCGATCATCCTTATATTCAGGAGCAACCTTTTAACTGGTTGAGAGGTTATCAGGTAGGTGGACGCTCCCTGGTTTGGGGCCGACAATGTTACCGCATGAGCGACCTTGATTTTTCTGCCAATCTCAAAGAAGATATTGCCGTGGACTGGCCGATCAGGTATCAGGATATTGCACCATGGTATAGCTATGTAGAATCTTATATTGGAGTTAGTGGCCAGAAGGAAAATCTGACGCAGTTACCAGATGGGGAATTTTTGCCCCCTATGGAGTTAAATTGTATCGAGAAACATCTGGCGGACTCTTTGAAAAAAAATGAGTATAACAGACTACTGACGATTGGCAGAGTCGCCAATCTAACCAGGGGCTGGGATCATCGCGGACCTTGCCAAAACAGGAATCTATGTCACAGGGGCTGTCCATTTGGTGGATATTTCAGTAGCAATAGCTCGACCATACCGGCAGCGGTAGCAACTGGAAACCTGACCTTAAGACCTTTTTCTATTGTTACCGAAGTCTTGTTTGATCCGGAAAATCAAAAAGCGAAAGGGGTGAGGGTCATTGATGCATTGAGCAATGAGGTCTATGAATTTTATTCGAAAGTCCTGTTTATAAACGCCTCAACGATTGCTACTGCAGGGCTCTTGTTAAATTCTGTGTCTCCTCGTTTTCCAAACGGCTTTGGGAATGACAGCAACCAGGTTGGACACAATCTGATGGATCATCATTCTTCTGCAGGTGCCTATGGTCTTCATGACCAGTTTAAAGAGCTATATTATAAAGGACGAAGACCTTGCGGTTTTCTAATTCCCAGGTATAGAAACCTGAAGGATGGAGAGGAACTTGATTTTAAACGGGGATATAATATTCAAGGACATGGTGAGCGGCAGGAGTGGCTAGACAGGTCTCATAATCTGAATGGATTTGGAAAGGACTTTAAAGCTCAGCTGACTAGTCCCGGCGACTGGACCATATGGATGGCCGGCTGGGGAGAATGCCTGCCTTATTATGAGAATAGAGTTGCACTGGATGATTTGAAAAAAGATAAATGGGGGCAGCCACTCCTCAAAATTGATTTCTCTTTTAAAGAGAATGAAAACAAGATGATGGTCGATATCCAAAATACTTCTGCTGAAATGTTAGAAAATGCAGGTTTTAAAGGGGTTGAAGTCTTTAATTACAAAAAGCCGGGTGGAACAACAGTTCATGAAATGGGAACTGCCCGTATGGGGCACGATCCGAAAACCTCTGTTTTAAATAAGTTTAATCAGGTGCATGCGGCAAGAAATGTTTTCATTACCGATGGAAGTTGTATGACTTCCTCTAGTTGCCAAAATCCCTCATTAACTTACATGGCACTCACGGCCAGAGCCTGTGATTTTGCGTCCCGTCAGTTGAGAAATGGTGGCTTGTAA
- a CDS encoding gluconate 2-dehydrogenase subunit 3 family protein, whose protein sequence is MNRRTYLKSALILGSLGMASLSVFKWIDITKPVDPALLWSKKDIIGELAELIIPETDTPGAKSAGVPDYIINVLLNCMDIKKQNKFCTGVKDLEAYSINNYGKKFLDCSATERLEVFDYFAQHAGFSYRILNRINNKFFGEPFYLTLRDLTIEGYCMSEKGATQGLAYDYIPVNYNACIPLQPNQKSWATK, encoded by the coding sequence GTGAACCGAAGAACATATTTAAAAAGCGCCTTAATTTTGGGGAGTCTGGGCATGGCCTCACTTTCTGTTTTTAAATGGATAGACATTACCAAACCAGTTGATCCTGCGCTTTTATGGAGCAAAAAGGATATTATAGGAGAACTTGCAGAGCTCATTATTCCCGAGACAGATACTCCGGGGGCAAAGTCTGCAGGTGTACCGGATTATATTATAAATGTGCTGCTGAACTGTATGGACATTAAGAAGCAAAATAAGTTCTGCACTGGGGTTAAAGATTTGGAAGCATATTCCATCAATAATTATGGGAAGAAATTCCTGGATTGCAGTGCAACAGAGCGATTAGAAGTCTTTGATTATTTTGCACAGCATGCTGGGTTTTCCTATCGGATTTTAAATAGAATTAACAATAAGTTTTTTGGCGAGCCTTTCTACTTAACGCTTAGAGATTTAACCATTGAAGGATATTGTATGTCGGAAAAGGGGGCAACCCAAGGGCTGGCCTATGATTACATTCCCGTTAATTACAATGCCTGCATTCCTTTACAACCAAATCAAAAATCCTGGGCGACCAAGTAA
- a CDS encoding oligosaccharide flippase family protein: MHFQSLLGNAVMAGFGMITLAILYRGLSATDIGTYIFFLTAIGLIDTLRVGFLTTTFVKFYTGTEKERGEAVAGASWVIALLITVFLFLLNIPAYFIASHVSNEGLVLFLKYFSIISVMTLPTFMANCVVQADKRFDRLLWLRVMTQGSFTLIVFILALMGKLSIDTVVGGYCLSYFVSGILVFILKWTMIRSIKNAEKPTVLELFHFGKYSMGTNIGANLFGVTNTFVINFLIGPAALAMYNLGGKLTQLIEIPLSSFGATGMPILSSYYNRGEKEEMMYTLKKFIGMITIALVPVVIMAVVFAEPIIRLIAGKGYIDNETPNLFRMFMIIALLYPADRFFALALDVIHQPKVNFYKILVMLAVNISTVFLGISLYHSVYTIAIASIFPTLIAILMTYYPLYKYSKFSFWSMFIIGYKEIIVFLKQMSKALLSKG, encoded by the coding sequence ATGCATTTTCAATCTCTATTGGGAAATGCAGTTATGGCAGGCTTTGGTATGATTACGCTTGCTATTTTGTATCGCGGACTTTCGGCTACAGATATTGGTACTTACATTTTCTTTTTGACAGCCATAGGCTTAATTGATACACTTAGAGTAGGCTTTTTAACCACTACTTTTGTGAAATTTTACACAGGTACAGAAAAAGAAAGAGGAGAGGCGGTTGCAGGTGCCTCCTGGGTGATCGCTCTCTTAATTACGGTGTTTCTATTTTTGTTAAATATTCCTGCCTATTTCATCGCGAGTCATGTGAGTAATGAAGGATTGGTTCTGTTTTTAAAATACTTCTCTATCATTTCTGTGATGACCTTGCCCACTTTTATGGCGAATTGTGTGGTTCAGGCCGACAAAAGGTTTGATCGTTTGTTGTGGCTAAGGGTGATGACCCAGGGTTCTTTCACATTAATCGTTTTTATTTTGGCCTTAATGGGGAAACTGTCAATTGATACCGTTGTTGGCGGTTATTGTCTTTCCTATTTTGTGTCGGGGATTTTGGTTTTTATACTGAAATGGACGATGATCCGATCGATCAAAAATGCAGAAAAGCCAACGGTTTTAGAGCTGTTTCATTTTGGTAAATATAGCATGGGAACCAATATTGGCGCCAACCTGTTTGGTGTGACGAACACTTTTGTGATCAATTTCCTGATCGGACCTGCTGCATTGGCGATGTATAATCTTGGCGGCAAACTCACTCAGCTGATTGAAATTCCGCTTTCCAGTTTCGGCGCAACTGGAATGCCGATTCTTTCCTCGTATTATAACCGGGGGGAAAAAGAGGAAATGATGTACACCCTTAAAAAATTCATTGGAATGATAACCATCGCCCTGGTTCCTGTGGTCATTATGGCAGTTGTCTTTGCTGAACCTATTATTCGTCTTATTGCCGGAAAGGGCTATATCGATAACGAGACACCAAACCTTTTCAGGATGTTCATGATCATTGCACTTCTTTATCCTGCAGACCGCTTTTTTGCACTGGCTTTGGATGTCATTCATCAGCCTAAAGTGAATTTTTATAAAATTCTGGTGATGCTGGCCGTGAATATCTCCACTGTCTTCCTGGGGATTTCTCTCTACCATTCTGTTTATACCATTGCTATTGCCTCTATATTCCCAACGCTGATCGCGATTTTAATGACGTACTATCCCTTATATAAATACTCGAAATTTAGCTTTTGGAGCATGTTTATCATTGGCTATAAAGAAATAATTGTATTTTTAAAGCAGATGAGCAAAGCGCTATTAAGTAAGGGATGA
- a CDS encoding glycosyltransferase family 2 protein encodes MSIRPLKIPSYIEAQKYDAQWFLDHVAEIREGIQKLHSDEPDVTVSIPAYNEEGSILKNLWSLSKTITNQKVEILVVNNNSSDRTQELIELSGANWIIEKEQGVRHARNSGLAAAKGKIILNADADSIYSPYWVDLLSLPLKDNSIACTYGRFAFISEGPSNRFNYFLYETMGDIFKGVLQRNKDEAMYVYGCSSAYRKEQGLLVEGYNHPPNANEDGYLALKLRSQFGKLHKITSNRSLVWTSDRRLMEQGGLFKAFLARLKFLFG; translated from the coding sequence ATGTCTATCAGACCATTAAAAATCCCTTCTTATATTGAAGCTCAGAAATATGATGCGCAATGGTTTTTAGACCATGTCGCAGAAATTCGTGAAGGGATACAGAAACTTCATTCTGATGAGCCTGACGTAACCGTTAGTATTCCTGCTTACAATGAGGAAGGATCTATTCTGAAAAACTTATGGTCCTTGTCTAAAACGATTACGAATCAGAAAGTCGAGATATTGGTAGTGAATAATAATTCCAGTGACCGCACTCAGGAATTAATAGAACTTTCCGGAGCAAACTGGATTATCGAAAAAGAGCAGGGGGTAAGGCATGCCAGGAATTCGGGATTGGCGGCTGCTAAAGGGAAAATTATCCTGAATGCAGATGCGGATTCTATTTATAGTCCTTATTGGGTAGATTTACTTTCGTTACCCTTAAAAGACAATTCGATAGCTTGTACCTACGGACGTTTTGCTTTTATTTCTGAGGGGCCATCGAATCGGTTTAACTATTTCTTGTATGAAACCATGGGTGATATTTTCAAAGGAGTATTGCAAAGAAATAAGGACGAAGCAATGTATGTTTATGGCTGTAGTTCTGCTTACAGAAAGGAACAAGGCTTGTTGGTGGAGGGCTATAACCATCCTCCAAATGCAAACGAAGATGGTTATCTGGCGCTTAAATTGAGAAGTCAGTTTGGAAAACTTCATAAAATCACTTCCAACCGGTCCCTGGTCTGGACTTCGGACAGGCGTTTGATGGAGCAGGGTGGACTGTTTAAAGCGTTCCTTGCAAGGCTGAAATTTCTTTTTGGATAG
- a CDS encoding glycosyltransferase family 1 protein, whose product MKTKLRIGIEVQRIFREKKHGMEVVALELIRELQKLDTYNEYILYARKDVDEKCLSETANFKIRSLPARSYFTWEQFTLPAAIKEDNLDFLHSTCNTSALRLPVPMMLTLHDIIYLEKTDFKGTAYQNFGNLYRKFVVPKIVDKSKLIITVSNYEREVILNRLNLPEDKVKVIYNAVSPKFNTSYSSDRLDRFRKDHHLPGDFILFLGNTAPKKNTVNVIKAYIDYKEAIPDGLPLVILDYDKKLVFELLAKLGKQQFEKDFIFPGYIASEEMPLLYNISRLFLYPSLRESFGLPLLEAMACGVPVITSNTSSMPEIASDAALFVDPLDYRQIKDQIIAILNDKELESQLKEKGLKRASNFTWKSAAEQLLSVYNSLSIS is encoded by the coding sequence ATGAAAACTAAACTTCGCATCGGGATAGAAGTACAACGGATATTCAGGGAAAAGAAACATGGTATGGAAGTGGTAGCCTTAGAGCTGATCCGTGAGTTACAGAAACTGGATACTTATAATGAGTACATTCTTTATGCACGCAAAGATGTGGATGAAAAGTGCTTGTCGGAGACTGCGAATTTCAAGATCAGGTCTCTTCCTGCACGTTCTTATTTTACCTGGGAACAATTCACTTTACCTGCAGCCATAAAAGAAGATAACCTGGATTTTCTTCACTCCACCTGTAACACCTCCGCATTGCGCTTACCGGTGCCAATGATGCTGACGCTACATGACATTATCTATCTCGAAAAAACAGATTTTAAAGGCACTGCTTACCAGAATTTCGGTAATTTATATAGAAAATTCGTGGTGCCAAAAATCGTCGATAAAAGTAAATTGATCATCACGGTCTCCAATTACGAGCGTGAGGTGATTTTAAACAGGTTAAATTTGCCGGAAGATAAAGTGAAGGTGATTTACAATGCGGTTAGTCCGAAATTTAATACCTCCTATTCCTCAGATCGGTTAGACCGTTTCCGGAAAGATCATCATCTGCCTGGAGATTTTATCCTTTTTTTGGGGAATACCGCACCGAAAAAGAATACCGTTAATGTGATCAAAGCCTATATTGACTATAAGGAGGCCATCCCAGATGGTTTGCCTCTGGTCATTCTTGATTATGATAAAAAATTGGTTTTTGAACTGTTGGCAAAGCTCGGTAAGCAGCAATTTGAAAAGGACTTTATTTTTCCGGGTTATATTGCCTCTGAAGAGATGCCACTGCTGTATAATATCAGCAGGTTATTCTTATATCCTTCTTTAAGAGAGAGTTTCGGATTGCCTTTATTAGAGGCAATGGCATGTGGAGTGCCGGTTATTACCTCGAACACCTCTTCTATGCCAGAGATCGCGTCGGATGCTGCCTTATTTGTTGATCCTTTGGATTATCGGCAGATCAAAGATCAGATCATAGCCATCCTGAATGACAAGGAACTGGAGTCTCAATTGAAAGAAAAAGGACTTAAAAGGGCCTCAAATTTCACCTGGAAATCAGCTGCAGAGCAGTTGCTTTCGGTTTATAATTCATTATCTATCTCCTAA
- a CDS encoding glycosyltransferase, which translates to MNLLYLLLAIVQVLIGLHFIMPLILWIAGRFIGKKKPAGQVYEADYAVIVTAYQQVTLIPLVVDSILKSNYASYIIYVVADNCDISGLKFDDPRVVILRPPEVLASNTKSHFYAIDRFERAHERLTIIDSDNLVHAEYFNALNKAFDQGYQAVQGVRAAKNLDSTYACLDEAGDIYYRLVDRKLMYEAGSSAALSGSGMAFTLQLYRSCLEKNEISGAGFDKILQYEILNRGERIAFAEEAIVYDEKTAKTDQLVNQRSRWINTWFKYLYLGFKLMLKSVYRLNWNQFLFSILLVRPPLFMLLIISFLLFVADLFLMPLFALYWVVAIAVFFTFVFRALSHFKADEKIYKSLKNAPLFIYFQLLALLKVRKANKISVATEHYYEEKISK; encoded by the coding sequence ATGAACTTATTATACCTTCTTCTGGCAATAGTACAGGTCCTGATCGGATTGCACTTTATCATGCCGCTCATTTTATGGATCGCCGGCCGTTTTATTGGAAAAAAGAAACCTGCGGGACAAGTGTATGAGGCTGATTATGCCGTTATTGTGACCGCTTATCAGCAGGTAACTTTGATTCCACTTGTGGTAGACTCCATATTGAAATCAAATTACGCGAGTTATATTATTTACGTTGTTGCGGACAATTGTGACATCAGTGGTTTGAAGTTTGATGATCCCAGAGTGGTGATCCTGCGTCCCCCTGAAGTGTTGGCAAGTAATACAAAATCACATTTTTATGCCATTGACCGTTTTGAACGGGCACATGAGCGTTTAACGATTATCGACAGTGATAACCTTGTTCATGCGGAGTATTTTAATGCTTTAAATAAAGCCTTTGATCAAGGCTACCAGGCTGTGCAAGGGGTCAGGGCTGCAAAGAACCTGGATTCGACCTATGCCTGTCTGGATGAGGCGGGAGATATCTATTACCGTTTGGTAGATCGGAAACTGATGTACGAAGCCGGATCTTCGGCTGCATTGTCTGGTTCGGGAATGGCTTTTACCTTGCAACTATATCGGTCATGTCTGGAAAAAAATGAAATATCGGGTGCAGGTTTTGACAAAATTCTTCAGTATGAAATTCTGAATAGGGGAGAGCGGATTGCTTTTGCAGAGGAGGCGATTGTTTATGATGAAAAAACGGCAAAAACGGATCAATTGGTCAATCAGCGCTCCAGGTGGATCAATACCTGGTTTAAATATCTTTATCTTGGATTTAAGCTGATGCTGAAATCTGTTTACAGATTAAACTGGAATCAGTTTTTATTTAGCATACTTCTGGTAAGGCCACCCTTATTTATGTTGCTGATTATTTCTTTTCTGCTGTTTGTTGCTGATTTATTTTTAATGCCCTTGTTTGCTTTGTATTGGGTAGTCGCGATCGCGGTATTCTTTACCTTCGTATTTCGCGCATTGTCACATTTCAAAGCAGATGAAAAGATATACAAGTCGTTGAAAAATGCACCTCTTTTCATATATTTTCAGCTCCTGGCTTTATTGAAAGTAAGAAAAGCAAATAAGATTTCTGTGGCAACGGAACATTATTATGAAGAGAAAATAAGTAAATAG
- a CDS encoding glycosyltransferase, with the protein MISRDIIIIGQQAWDTDIGSNCKNIALELSKNNRVLYVNSPLDRITLYKKGADPKVQKRIAVIKGKSEALIQIGENLWNLYPDCLVESINWVKNKTLFNYLNKRNNIKFAGSILKGMEELNFKDYLLFNDNEIFKGFYLNSLLNPFLSIYYSRDYMLAVDYWKRHGERLEPLLIAGNDICMANSAYLADYCKTYNDNSYDVGQGCDLEIFIENKTAEKPEELKGITTPIIGYVGALQSIRLDIPLIRYIAEQRKDWTIVLVGPEDEDFKNSELHQLENVVFTGIKPMDALPLYMQYFDVCINPQLVNQVTIGNYPRKVDEYLAMGKPTVATATRAMDIFKDHVYLSDSKEDYISLIVRALAEDSVTLQEDRKTFATSHSWENCIKKINQAIQMTIDHQ; encoded by the coding sequence ATGATCAGTAGAGATATCATCATAATTGGGCAACAGGCCTGGGATACAGATATTGGTAGTAATTGTAAAAATATAGCACTTGAACTTTCAAAGAACAATAGGGTATTATATGTCAACTCACCTCTGGACAGAATTACGCTTTATAAAAAGGGTGCAGATCCTAAAGTTCAAAAGAGAATAGCAGTGATTAAGGGGAAATCTGAGGCCTTAATCCAAATCGGGGAAAACTTGTGGAACCTGTATCCGGACTGCTTGGTGGAATCCATCAATTGGGTTAAAAATAAAACCTTGTTTAATTATTTAAATAAACGTAATAATATAAAATTTGCCGGTAGTATTCTGAAAGGGATGGAGGAGCTCAATTTCAAAGATTACCTGTTGTTTAATGACAATGAGATATTCAAGGGATTTTATTTAAACAGTTTATTAAATCCTTTTTTGAGCATTTACTATTCCAGAGATTATATGCTTGCCGTTGATTACTGGAAAAGACATGGGGAAAGACTGGAGCCCCTGCTGATTGCCGGTAATGATATTTGCATGGCGAATTCGGCTTATCTGGCAGATTACTGCAAAACTTACAATGATAACTCCTATGATGTTGGGCAGGGCTGTGATCTGGAAATCTTTATAGAGAACAAGACCGCTGAGAAGCCGGAAGAACTGAAAGGAATCACTACTCCTATTATAGGCTATGTAGGCGCATTACAGAGCATTCGTCTGGATATTCCGCTGATCAGGTATATTGCGGAACAACGGAAGGATTGGACTATTGTATTGGTCGGGCCGGAAGATGAAGATTTTAAAAATAGCGAACTGCATCAGTTGGAGAATGTGGTATTTACCGGTATTAAACCGATGGACGCGCTCCCACTATATATGCAGTATTTTGATGTATGCATCAATCCTCAGTTGGTGAACCAGGTGACCATTGGTAATTATCCACGAAAGGTGGATGAATATCTTGCCATGGGCAAACCGACAGTAGCTACAGCAACGAGGGCAATGGATATTTTCAAGGACCACGTCTACCTTTCGGATTCAAAAGAAGATTATATTTCGCTTATTGTAAGGGCATTGGCAGAAGATTCTGTTACTTTACAGGAGGATAGAAAAACTTTTGCCACCAGCCATAGCTGGGAAAATTGTATTAAAAAAATAAATCAGGCAATTCAAATGACCATTGATCATCAATAA
- a CDS encoding acyltransferase, producing MSIIDKIKNNPRLKKLAHRLLIPANDHRPRLWVRWFLNPFKHKKGKGSIVRYNSRMDVFPFNDFQLGEKSVIEDFVTINNGVGDVLIGNHTMIGIGSVVIGPVKIGHNVMLAQHIVVSGLNHGYEDVSLPPSRQKEIRKQIIISDDVWIGANSVITAGVRIGKHVVIGAGSVVTKDVPDFCVAVGNPARIVKKYSAEDQSWKKI from the coding sequence ATGTCCATAATCGATAAAATTAAAAATAATCCAAGGTTAAAAAAGTTAGCGCATCGCTTGTTAATACCTGCGAATGACCACAGACCGAGGTTATGGGTCAGGTGGTTCCTGAACCCTTTTAAACACAAAAAGGGAAAGGGGAGTATTGTGAGGTATAACAGCAGGATGGATGTTTTTCCATTTAACGATTTCCAATTGGGAGAGAAATCGGTAATAGAGGATTTTGTGACAATAAATAATGGCGTAGGAGATGTGCTGATTGGAAACCATACGATGATTGGCATTGGAAGTGTAGTTATTGGCCCGGTAAAGATTGGCCATAATGTAATGCTTGCTCAGCATATTGTGGTTTCCGGATTAAATCATGGTTATGAAGATGTTAGCCTGCCTCCAAGCAGGCAAAAGGAAATACGTAAACAAATTATCATTTCTGATGATGTCTGGATTGGTGCAAATAGCGTGATTACAGCGGGTGTGAGGATTGGAAAACACGTCGTAATAGGAGCCGGAAGTGTGGTAACGAAAGATGTGCCTGATTTTTGTGTTGCTGTAGGGAACCCGGCCAGAATAGTGAAAAAATATTCAGCGGAGGATCAGTCATGGAAAAAAATATAA
- a CDS encoding O-antigen ligase family protein: MILIVGALMVIFIIFLFKDPSIGLTALTVYCFVFGIFAREIGGIPYGIGIEVFLLLIWIAVIILNRQFNWKSLNNNLTKLMLIWFLISFAEIINPAGASVMGWLQEIRSTGLFPILIIPLVFLLYNSRKKLDLFLIVILSLSFLATLNGLKQQFIGLSAGEQRFLTEGGEITHVLWGVLRVFSFYSDAGQFGASQASFTLMAIVLAVGPYQWWKRLILLTAAGLFFYGMLISGTRGAFFALIVGAFFAIFLTKNIKVLFAGLTVALLFIGFLKYTYIGNGNYQIYRLRTALDPKEASLNVRIANQKIIGQYLASRPFGGGLGVIGTWGKEYNRDKYLSTVEPDSYWVKIWAMYGIVGFTIWFCMIMYILGQCCGIIWNIRNEGLRYKMIAMMSACAGIFFCSYGNEVMNAMPSSLVVSICLAFIFLSPNFDDKPET, translated from the coding sequence ATGATACTAATTGTTGGGGCATTGATGGTTATATTCATTATTTTTCTATTTAAAGATCCGTCAATAGGCCTTACTGCATTGACGGTTTATTGTTTTGTTTTCGGGATATTTGCCCGGGAGATCGGAGGCATACCTTATGGGATTGGCATCGAAGTTTTCCTGTTGCTGATTTGGATAGCAGTAATTATTTTAAACCGTCAATTCAATTGGAAAAGCCTCAATAACAATTTAACAAAGCTCATGTTGATTTGGTTCCTCATTAGTTTTGCCGAAATCATCAATCCTGCAGGAGCAAGTGTAATGGGCTGGCTGCAGGAAATCAGAAGCACCGGACTTTTTCCAATTTTGATTATACCACTGGTCTTTTTGTTGTATAATTCCAGAAAAAAGCTAGATCTGTTTTTAATCGTCATACTGTCTTTATCTTTTCTGGCAACTTTAAATGGGCTGAAGCAGCAGTTTATAGGCTTGTCGGCAGGTGAACAACGCTTTTTAACAGAAGGTGGCGAAATTACCCATGTTTTATGGGGCGTTCTCCGGGTGTTCTCTTTCTATAGTGATGCGGGACAATTTGGTGCATCTCAGGCCTCATTTACACTCATGGCGATTGTATTGGCTGTTGGACCTTACCAGTGGTGGAAGCGGTTAATTTTGTTAACTGCTGCTGGTCTTTTTTTTTATGGAATGTTGATCTCCGGAACGAGGGGTGCTTTTTTTGCTTTAATTGTTGGGGCATTCTTTGCAATCTTTCTTACCAAAAATATCAAAGTATTGTTTGCCGGGCTGACCGTTGCATTGCTGTTTATTGGTTTTCTTAAATATACTTATATTGGAAATGGGAATTATCAGATTTATCGGCTACGCACGGCATTAGATCCAAAGGAGGCTTCTTTAAACGTGCGGATCGCCAACCAGAAAATCATCGGACAATACCTCGCCTCGCGTCCATTTGGAGGTGGATTGGGGGTCATCGGGACCTGGGGGAAAGAATACAATAGAGACAAGTACTTATCTACGGTAGAACCCGATAGTTACTGGGTGAAAATCTGGGCAATGTATGGTATCGTAGGATTCACCATTTGGTTTTGTATGATCATGTATATTTTGGGGCAATGCTGCGGGATCATATGGAACATCCGTAACGAAGGTTTAAGGTATAAAATGATCGCGATGATGTCTGCCTGCGCAGGGATATTCTTTTGTAGTTATGGAAATGAGGTGATGAATGCGATGCCTTCTTCGTTGGTGGTATCTATTTGTCTTGCTTTTATTTTCCTGAGTCCTAATTTTGACGATAAACCCGAAACATAA